The proteins below come from a single Saccharophagus degradans 2-40 genomic window:
- the adk gene encoding adenylate kinase, which yields MRLILLGAPGAGKGTQAKFIMEAYGVPQISTGDMLRAAVKAGSPLGLKVKDIMTSGGLVSDDIIIDLVKERIAEPDCQKGFLFDGFPRTIPQAEALVAAGVNIDHVLEIFVEDEEIVSRLSGRRVHEASGRVYHVKHNAPKTEGVDDETGEPLVQRDDDKEETVRKRLAVYHEQTEPLVDFYKKLSAESSDSLPVYSRVDGIGSLDDIQARVFEALKK from the coding sequence ATGCGATTAATCTTATTGGGTGCGCCAGGCGCAGGAAAGGGCACTCAGGCGAAATTTATTATGGAGGCCTATGGCGTTCCGCAAATTTCAACTGGTGACATGCTGCGTGCTGCGGTAAAAGCGGGCTCCCCCCTTGGTCTAAAAGTTAAAGATATCATGACTTCTGGCGGGCTAGTATCTGACGACATAATCATTGATTTGGTAAAAGAACGTATTGCCGAACCAGATTGCCAAAAAGGGTTTTTGTTTGATGGCTTCCCGCGCACTATCCCACAAGCTGAAGCACTAGTGGCTGCAGGGGTAAATATCGATCACGTGCTTGAAATCTTTGTTGAAGATGAAGAAATTGTATCTCGTTTAAGCGGTCGTCGTGTTCACGAAGCCTCTGGTCGTGTTTATCACGTTAAACACAACGCGCCTAAAACCGAAGGTGTAGATGACGAAACCGGTGAGCCGTTGGTGCAACGCGATGATGATAAAGAAGAGACTGTTCGCAAAAGGTTGGCTGTATATCATGAGCAAACTGAGCCGCTAGTCGATTTTTATAAAAAACTATCCGCAGAAAGCAGCGATAGCCTGCCAGTGTACTCTCGGGTAGATGGTATTGGCTCTCTTGATGATATTCAGGCGCGTGTTTTTGAAGCCCTGAAAAAGTAG